One region of Sphingomonas kaistensis genomic DNA includes:
- a CDS encoding VOC family protein → MQSMSVLTLATDDLDRSKAFYRDGFGWTPVFENDEIAFYQMNGFVLATWSKAGLEEDSNRKGLASPGAFALGHNVGSEEEVRQVIARLVAAGGHLLRPADAPPHGGFRGYVEDPDGHAWEIAFNPAWPIDANGHVTFGV, encoded by the coding sequence ATGCAGTCGATGTCGGTCCTGACGCTGGCCACCGACGATCTCGATCGGTCGAAGGCCTTTTACCGTGACGGCTTCGGCTGGACCCCGGTGTTTGAGAATGACGAGATCGCCTTTTACCAGATGAATGGCTTCGTCCTCGCCACCTGGAGCAAGGCGGGGCTGGAGGAAGACAGCAATCGCAAGGGACTTGCGAGCCCGGGCGCCTTCGCCCTCGGCCACAATGTCGGGAGCGAGGAAGAAGTCCGGCAGGTCATCGCCCGACTCGTCGCTGCCGGCGGCCACCTCCTGCGCCCCGCCGATGCCCCGCCCCACGGCGGCTTCCGCGGCTATGTCGAGGACCCCGACGGCCACGCATGGGAGATCGCCTTCAATCCGGCCTGGCCGATCGACGCGAATGGCCACGTGACCTTCGGGGTGTAG